From Anopheles darlingi chromosome 2, idAnoDarlMG_H_01, whole genome shotgun sequence, the proteins below share one genomic window:
- the LOC125950964 gene encoding leucine-rich repeat and immunoglobulin-like domain-containing nogo receptor-interacting protein 1: MNVCSLRLRPVMCNTGALREIPLKAIPVTVEQLSLTKNYFPIVKSDAFGGLRALRKLSLDGNNITTIKPFAFRGLPRLRDLSIQHTPLATVASFAFAGLQNVSQILLAHNKILRIEGYAFAGAVNIRLIHLADNPTVTIETNAFSSLSNVDRLILPSGIRAIEPDAFYGLETVGYLKLSFMDLASLAPYTFRGLTHVKLLSLQESDLGIIRAGAFDGLVHVELLNILNNKIDAIQELNITQANRIRVLRIQGNHLLETPDSGAIVLEGIETLHVNSNYFPCGCHIHTLLDSPLANGTYASHGGTSGDFLSKNYCISPLEVNGLPMSAIDLYSIGRCLEQVTRENLEASNSARSSVWRGRTRSWQHWTGGDGWMTGSSSTGGTGTGTGSSRNTGGNTGGNTGGNGHGHGSHDGRPLLTAVSSAVRYLLSSPLPSTRIDEVENDSETEPTANTAAITGAAACRCCL, encoded by the exons ATGAATGTC TGCTCGTTACGGTTACGTCCG GTCATGTGCAACACTGGAGCGTTACGAGAGATTCCCCTGAAAGCCATCCCGGTGACGGTGGAGCAGCTGTCACTGACGAAAAACTATTTCCCGATCGTCAAGAGTGACGCCTTCGGTGGGTTGCGTGCCCTCCGGAAGCTGTCGCTCGATggcaacaacatcaccaccatcaaaccGTTCGCCTTCCGTGGCCTTCCCCGGTTGCGCGATCTCTCGATACAGCACACGCCGCTCGCGACCGTCGcctcgttcgcgttcgccggGCTCCAGAACGTGTCGCAGATACTGTTGGCCCACAACAAGATTCTGCGCATCGAAGGGTACGCGTTTGCCGGTGCGGTCAACATCCGGTTGATCCATCTGGCCGATAATCCCACCGTCACGATCGAGACGAACGCCTTCTCGAGTCTCAGCAACGTCGACCGGTTAATACTGCCGTCGGGTATCCGGGCGATCGAACCGGACGCTTTCTACGGGCTCGAGACGGTCGGCTATCTGAAGCTCTCGTTCATGGATCTGGCCTCACTGGCACCGTACACCTTCCGCGGTTTGACACACGTgaagctgctgtcgctgcagGAGTCCGATCTGGGCATCATCCGGGCCGGTGCCTTCGATGGGCTCGTACACGTCGAGCTACTCAACATTCTCAACAACAAAATCGACGCCATCCAGGAGCTGAACATTACGCAGGCGAACCGCATCCGAGTGCTGCGGATACAGGGGAACCATCTACTGGAAACGCCCGATAGCGGGGCGATCGTGCTCGAGGGCATCGAGACGCTCCATGTAAATAGCAACTACTTCCCGTGTGGATGCCACATCCACACGCTGCTCGATAGTCCGCTGGCCAATGGGACGTACGCGTCGCACGGTGGCACTAGCGGTGATTTCCTCTCCAAGAACTACTGCATCTCACCGCTGGAGGTGAACGGACTGCCGATGAGTGCGATCGACCTGTACTCGATCGGACGCTGTCTGGAGCAGGTGACTCGGGAAAACCTGGAAGCTTCCAATTCGGCCCGATCGAGCGTCTGGCGAGGGAGAACCCGCTCCTGGCAGCACTGGACCGGTGGCGATGGCTGGATGACCGGTAGTAGCAGTACGGGCGGCACTGGCACAGGAACCGGCAGCAGTCGCAACACCGGCGGCAACACCGGCGGCAACACCGGCGGCAATGGCCATGGGCATGGTAGCCACGATGGGCGGCCATTGCTGACGGCAGTTTCGTCGGCCGTGAGATACCTGCTATCGTCACCACTACCATCG ACACGTATTGACGAGGTGGAAAATGATTCAGAAACCGAACCTACTGCCAACACTGCAGCGATAACCGGAGCGGCTGCAT GTCGGTGCTGCTTATGA